A single genomic interval of Penicillium psychrofluorescens genome assembly, chromosome: 2 harbors:
- a CDS encoding uncharacterized protein (ID:PFLUO_003744-T1.cds;~source:funannotate): MNPATKRAVSRILRTQKLNPCPRRYNSTFDQRQWSTPLARTLASAMKVTGPIPIAAFMRQVLTSPEGGYYTTREAVFGKGGDFVTSPEISQVFEWMAQGKRSDGVQLMEVGPGKGTLMDDMLRTFRNFKSFASSVEAIYLVEASATLREMQKKLLCGDEAAMEETDIGHRSVCKYFPVPVVWVEDIRLLPHEEGKSPFIFAHEFFDALPIHAFESVPPAPENAQHPDQPREIMTPTGPAKLHSPPKHANTPQWRELMVTLNPKAIEENIEGEPEFQLTKAKASTPSSLVIPEISARYRALKAQAGSTIEVSPESRIYAADFARRIGGGTAAAASPRSRSAQLPPSTPTRTPKTTPSGAALIMDYGTQNTIPINSLRGIQNHVKVPPLSSPGQVDVSADVDFVSLAEAAIEGSDGVEVHGPVEQGDFLATMGITERMQQLLRGVGADEEHRRNLETGWKRLVEKGGGSMGQIYKVMAIVPENGGRRRPVGFGGGVE; encoded by the exons ATGAATCCTGCGACAAAACGGGCTGTGTCGCGTATTCTGCGCACACAAAAACTGAACCCATGTCCCCGACGCTACAACTCTACATTCGACCAGCGACAATGGTCCACGCCACTTGCGCGCACCCTAGCTAGCGCGATGAAG GTCACAGGCCCGATCCCAATCGCAGCATTCATGCGCCAAGTCCTAACCTCTCCCGAGGGCGGATACTACACGACTCGCGAGGCCGTGTTCGGGAAAGGCGGCGACTTCGTCACGTCGCCAGAAATATCGCAGGTATTTG AATGGATGGCGCAGGGGAAGCGATCGGATGGTGTACAATTAATGGAGGTTGGGCCTGGAAAGGGGACGTTGATGGATGATATGTTAAGG ACATTTCGCAACTTCAAGAGCTTTGCATCTAGCGTCGAGGCGATTTATCTCGTCGAAGCGAGTGCTACCCTCAGGGAGATGCAGAAAAAGCTTCTTTGTGGGGATGAGGCTGCCATGGAGGAGACGGATATTGGGCATCGCAGCGTGTGCAAGTACTTCCCTGTGCCAGTGGTCTGGGTAGAGGATATTCGGCTGCTGCCGCACG AAGAGGGAAAGTCACCATTTATCTTCGCTCATGAGTTCTTCGACGCACTCCCCATCCACGCCTTCGAGAGCGTTCCCCCTGCACCAGAAAATGCACAACATCCAGACCAACCTCGTGAGATCATGACTCCCACAGGCCCAGCAAAGCTGCACAGCCCGCCCAAGCACGCTAACACGCCCCAATGGCGGGAGCTGATGGTCACGCTGAACCCGAAAGCTATCGAGGAGAACATCGAAGGCGAGCCGGAGTTCCAATTAACTAAAGCAAAGGCCTCCACGCCGTCTTCGCTGGTCATCCCCGAGATCTCGGCGCGCTACCGGGCCCTCAAGGCGCAAGCAGGCTCGACAATTGAAGTCAGCCCGGAGAGCCGCATCTACGCTGCGGACTTTGCACGCCGGATTGGCGGCggcactgctgctgctgcttctcctcgtTCGCGATCGGCTCAATTaccaccatccacaccaACACGAACACCCAAAACGACGCCTTCTGGCGCAGCCCTGATAATGGACTACGGAACCCAAAACACCATCCCAATCAATTCCCTCCGCGGAATCCAGAACCACGTCAAAGTCCCCCCGCTCTCGTCTCCGGGACAGGTAGACGTGAGCGCGGATGTGGATTTCGTGTCGCTCGCCGAAGCGGCCATTGAAGGCAGTGACGGAGTTGAAGTGCATGGGCCGGTTGAGCAGGGCGATTTCCTCGCGACTATGGGGATTACCGAACGGATGCAACAGTTGCTGCGGGGTGTTGGTGCGGATGAAGAGCACAGGAGGAATTTGGAGACTGGGTGGAAGAGGCTGGTTGAGAAGGGGGGTGGATCCATGGGACAGATCTATAAGGTCATGGCTATTGTGCCGGAGAATGGGGGGCGGAGGAGGCCTGTTGGGTTTGGGGGTGGTGTTGAGTGA